The Polyangiaceae bacterium genome includes a region encoding these proteins:
- a CDS encoding prepilin-type N-terminal cleavage/methylation domain-containing protein, with translation MTHPRKSRGYTAVELLMAISIFAIGVSGIIAMQKVTVVANAHAKNLSIATHIAQAWLDQLATDAAAWNHPSPGNPTPDLGDTTWLTLANGNEGLWLRPAYSGTRNFGAGFDAQGNPVSDANAASAVFCAHIRLSWLYPDTAGNGLMRTEVRVFWVRDGQGGTVNNQPVCSVGTPVDQIEDAPLRYHFVHQASAVKQNTSS, from the coding sequence ATGACCCACCCCAGGAAGTCCCGTGGCTACACCGCCGTCGAGCTCTTGATGGCGATCAGCATCTTCGCCATCGGCGTCTCCGGCATCATCGCCATGCAGAAGGTCACGGTGGTCGCGAACGCCCACGCGAAGAATCTGTCCATCGCCACGCACATCGCGCAGGCCTGGCTCGATCAGCTCGCCACCGACGCCGCCGCCTGGAACCACCCTTCGCCCGGCAACCCGACCCCGGACCTCGGCGATACGACCTGGCTGACGCTGGCCAACGGCAACGAAGGGCTGTGGCTGCGCCCGGCTTACAGCGGCACCCGCAACTTCGGCGCCGGCTTCGACGCCCAGGGCAATCCGGTGAGCGACGCGAACGCCGCCAGCGCGGTGTTCTGCGCGCACATCCGCCTGTCCTGGCTCTACCCGGACACCGCGGGCAACGGCCTCATGCGCACCGAGGTCCGGGTGTTCTGGGTCCGCGATGGTCAGGGCGGCACGGTGAACAACCAGCCGGTCTGCTCCGTGGGCACGCCCGTCGACCAGATCGAGGACGCTCCGCTCCGCTACCACTTCGTCCACCAGGCCTCGGCCGTGAAACAGAACACCTCGTCGTGA
- a CDS encoding acyl-CoA dehydrogenase family protein produces the protein MDFELSEQHQLLRASVREFCEREVRPHAKEWDEAERFPHELVPKLAELGLLGIRIPEEYGGAAMDTLSYALCVEECARVDGSLALTVASHNGLGTSHILSFGNEAQKRKYLPKAASGEWLAAWALTEPGSGSDSAGMQTTARRDGDHWVIDGTKMFITQGSVGGFCVVLARTNKDVPAQRGITAFVVDRGTPGFSASKKLEKYGCRSSDTVELTFESVRIPDENRVGEVDQGFYDTMKILDRGRISIASMALGLGRGALALALGYAKERRAFGKAIAEFQAIQWKLADSQTELDAAELLIRRAAWLCDRGEPYAPEAAMAKLYASEAATRACNEAVQIHGGYGYTREFDVERHLRDVKICEIGEGTSEVQRMVIAKSMLRG, from the coding sequence GTGGACTTCGAGCTATCCGAGCAACACCAACTTCTCCGAGCCTCCGTGCGCGAGTTCTGCGAGCGCGAGGTGCGCCCGCACGCCAAGGAGTGGGACGAGGCCGAACGCTTCCCGCACGAGCTCGTGCCGAAGCTCGCGGAGCTCGGCCTGCTCGGCATCCGCATCCCGGAGGAGTACGGCGGCGCCGCCATGGACACGCTCTCCTACGCGCTCTGCGTCGAGGAGTGCGCGCGGGTCGATGGCTCGCTGGCGCTCACCGTGGCCAGTCACAACGGCCTCGGCACGAGCCACATCCTGAGCTTCGGCAACGAAGCGCAGAAGCGGAAGTACCTTCCCAAGGCCGCGAGCGGCGAGTGGCTGGCGGCTTGGGCGCTCACCGAGCCCGGCTCCGGCTCCGACAGCGCGGGCATGCAGACCACGGCGCGCCGCGACGGCGACCACTGGGTGATCGACGGAACCAAGATGTTCATCACGCAGGGCTCCGTGGGCGGCTTCTGCGTGGTGCTCGCGCGCACGAACAAAGACGTGCCGGCGCAGCGGGGCATCACCGCCTTCGTGGTGGACCGCGGCACGCCCGGCTTCTCCGCCAGCAAGAAGCTCGAGAAATACGGCTGCCGCTCCAGCGACACCGTGGAGCTCACCTTCGAGAGCGTGCGAATTCCCGACGAGAACCGCGTCGGCGAGGTCGATCAGGGCTTCTACGACACGATGAAGATCCTCGACCGCGGTCGCATCAGCATCGCCTCCATGGCCCTCGGGCTCGGTCGCGGCGCGCTCGCCCTCGCGCTCGGCTACGCAAAGGAGCGGCGCGCTTTCGGCAAGGCCATCGCGGAGTTCCAGGCCATCCAGTGGAAGCTCGCCGACTCGCAGACGGAGCTCGACGCGGCGGAGCTGTTGATCCGGCGCGCCGCCTGGCTCTGCGACCGCGGCGAGCCCTACGCCCCGGAGGCCGCCATGGCCAAGCTCTACGCCAGCGAGGCGGCCACGCGCGCCTGCAACGAGGCGGTGCAGATCCACGGTGGCTATGGCTACACGCGGGAGTTCGACGTGGAGCGCCACCTGCGCGACGTGAAGATCTGCGAGATCGGCGAGGGCACCAGCGAGGTGCAGCGCATGGTCATCGCGAAGAGCATGCTGCGGGGCTGA